From the genome of Candidatus Zixiibacteriota bacterium:
GTCTCAAAGGGGAATCTCGGTGCAAACGGTTGTACCGCCAGGAAAGCATCGTGATCGGAAACCACGCGCTCACCTTCGGTCAAGTCCTGCCGGACAATGTCGCAGAAGATACAGCGCTCCTTGAAGTCCCAATACCGTTTGGCGCCGGTTATTTCTTCGGCGACACTTTTGGGAATGATCGGCGTGGCGATCAGTTGACTGTGGGCGTGCTCCAAAGATGCCCCGGCCATCTCGCCGTGGTTTTTGAATACCAGGATGTACTTGAAACGGCGGTCCCGCTGCAAATCGAACATTCGCTCACGGTAAGCCCAAAAAACGTCGCGCACCTCTTCGTCGGTCATGTCGACCATGTCGCGGGCGTGATCCGGTGTTTCGATGAAAACTTCGTGGGCGCCTACGCCGTTCATCTTGTCATAGATGCCCATCGGTTGACGATCCAACGTACCTTCGACCATCAAGGCAGGGTATTTGTTGGGCATTACACGCAGAGTCCAGCCCGGTTGGTTGGGTTCGGTACCATCCTTGCGGTAGGCCAGGATTTCAGGCGGAGTGTTGTCTTCGTGGCCGGGACAAAAGGGACACATGGTGGCAGCGCTGCGCTGTGACACCGAGGTGAACGAACTGGGACGTTTGCCGCGCTCACTTGCGATGATCACCCAGCGACCGGTGATGGGGTCTTTACGAAGTTCCGGCACTAGTGTCTCCCGGTATGGCAGGCTGCTCAAAACCCGACAACGCCATCATCCTCATTGATATCATCGGATAGCTTGCGCAACAGTTCGATTTCCCGATCCGATAATTTGTGGTTACGTCGCTCCGCGCTCGTTGTCGCCGTCTCGATCGCCTTCTCGATATCGTAACGTTGGTAGGCGCCGGAAGTGCCCCAACTAAACGAGGGCACTTCTTTGTCGGCAATCAAAGCACCGCCGAACAGGTTGCAACTGACACCGATATTTATCCCGGTGTTCAACAGCGTACCGATACCGAACTTGGTGTGGTCGCCGATAAACGAGCCGACCTTGATCGAGCCGGTGTCGATCATTTTGCCGCC
Proteins encoded in this window:
- the galT gene encoding galactose-1-phosphate uridylyltransferase, with translation MPELRKDPITGRWVIIASERGKRPSSFTSVSQRSAATMCPFCPGHEDNTPPEILAYRKDGTEPNQPGWTLRVMPNKYPALMVEGTLDRQPMGIYDKMNGVGAHEVFIETPDHARDMVDMTDEEVRDVFWAYRERMFDLQRDRRFKYILVFKNHGEMAGASLEHAHSQLIATPIIPKSVAEEITGAKRYWDFKERCIFCDIVRQDLTEGERVVSDHDAFLAVQPFAPRFPFETWLLPKTHQSCFLEMSDDEVLVLARAVKDTLSRLKAALNDPPFNYMLHTRPVSKEHHEHYHWHIEIIPKLTRVAGFEWGSGFHINPTPPEESAAFLREVDVEQWRQRQDTQALGKDA